TAGGCTTCGATCAATGACAGCGAGTTGAAAAGTTGGTTAATCTTTTCGATCGAATGTTTTGCTTTGTCACTGCCTGCATCCCTCGAAAGGGCTGCAGTGGCGTCGCGCAAAGCGCTCCAACGGTCAGACCTTAGTTGGAGAGCGGAATAGTAGTCGCTCACTGATTGCATCGAACGTCTCCCCCTTCTTAATCGGATGCAGAGCAGACTGAAGCGCAATCGTTAGTGATCGGGGCGCCTGTCTTAGCTGCTATAAATCTTTGCAGGATGTTGCAGTGGTGTAACCTGCGTTGGTGCAGTGTCTTCGCCCAAGGCAGGCGTCGTTTGGCCGGGAACGTCAACATGCAGGCCGGCACGGGAACCTTGCGTCGGAATTTCCAAAGGCCCGAGATTTTTCAAATAGGCGTCAGTACCGCTGTCACGGTCATAAACAGAAAAGTCGACGGATCTGTCGCGGAAACTTTTCAAAACCTGACCCAGTCCTTTCATTCCAGTTTCGCGTTGTCGGCGAACCTGGTCTAGGTCCAATTCAATCGGGAACATGTCCTCTTGTCCAGCGGACTGATGCAAAACCATAGACGAAGGGTCGATGATGCAGGATTTACCAACCCCGCCGGCTCCTAGTCCGTTAACGTCGATCACATAACACTGAAACTGGGCCGCAGTGGCGCGCGCAATCGCAAGCTCCGCGTCGCGGTCAGTGGTGCCTGTCAGAACCGGGTGCAACAAGACTTCGACACCCTGACTGGTAAGCTGACGGGTCGTTTCCGGGAACCAGATGTCATAACAGATCGACAGACCAAACCGACCGACTTCAGGCACGTCGAACACACAAAATCCTGTTCCGGCTTCAACGCCTGCTTCATATGGGCGGAAAGGAAACATTTTGCGGTATGTCGCGACTGTTTCGCCCTGCGGATTGATGACGGTTGACGTGTTGTAGATCTTGCCGTCTTCGGTTTTTTCAAACATTGACCCTGGTATAAGCCAAATCTTGTGTTTGATTGCAGCTTCGCGAAAGCGGTGGATCGTATCATTTTCAAGCGGTAGGGCGAACCTGCTCAACGGCCCAAAGGCTGCCAACTCGCTGAACAATACCATCTGAGTCCAAGGGAAGCGCGCCATGAGAACGTCGAGACGATGGATCATTCCATCCACGTTTGGCTGCAGTGCATTTACATACATTTGCACACCGGCAATTGCGAATGGCGTCATTCAGGTCGTTCTCCGTCAAAAAATTTCCACATCGGTCCAGACTACTCTGCTTTTGAAGGGAAGAACAGTTAAGTATCTAAGACAAGTATACTTACCAAATTTGAATATGCACAGCGAATGCATTTCCGCAAATTCGACACGTGACCATTCTAAGCACGGGCGAGCTTGTCTGAAAACGTGCTTCTGACTAGAAATTTCCTCCGAAATCTGCATCCTGTCAGGTAAATGATCGGGGGGGGTCGACATGCGTTATCTTGCTGCTTTTATCCTATTTCTCGGATTTGTACTTCCAGCCACTGCTCAGGATCGCGCCTCTACGGTGCTTGTTCTGGATGGATCCGGTTCGATGTGGGGGCAAGTTGATGGAACCGCCAAGATCACCATTGCACAGGAAGTGATCGACGATCTGTTGCAAACACTTCCGACGGATCAAGCCCTTGGTCTGACCGTCTATGGGCATCGTCGCAAAGGAGACTGCACGGATATCGAAACGCTGGTCGCACCGAGGTCAGGAAC
This DNA window, taken from Aliiroseovarius sp. F47248L, encodes the following:
- a CDS encoding carbon-nitrogen hydrolase family protein, producing MTPFAIAGVQMYVNALQPNVDGMIHRLDVLMARFPWTQMVLFSELAAFGPLSRFALPLENDTIHRFREAAIKHKIWLIPGSMFEKTEDGKIYNTSTVINPQGETVATYRKMFPFRPYEAGVEAGTGFCVFDVPEVGRFGLSICYDIWFPETTRQLTSQGVEVLLHPVLTGTTDRDAELAIARATAAQFQCYVIDVNGLGAGGVGKSCIIDPSSMVLHQSAGQEDMFPIELDLDQVRRQRETGMKGLGQVLKSFRDRSVDFSVYDRDSGTDAYLKNLGPLEIPTQGSRAGLHVDVPGQTTPALGEDTAPTQVTPLQHPAKIYSS